A stretch of the Notolabrus celidotus isolate fNotCel1 chromosome 3, fNotCel1.pri, whole genome shotgun sequence genome encodes the following:
- the LOC117810682 gene encoding cellular retinoic acid-binding protein 1: protein MPNFEGNWKMKSSENFEELLKALGVNPMLRRVAVVAASKPHVEIKQNGEHFYIKTSTTVRTTEINFLIGEEFNEETVDGRKCKSLATWETENKIYCQQTLLSGNGPKTFWSRELKGDELILIFGANDVMCTRIYIRV from the exons ATGCCCAATTTTGAAGGCAACTGGAAAATGAAAAGCAGCGAGAATTTTGAGGAATTGCTCAAAGCTCTGG GTGTGAACCCCATGCTGAGGAGGGTGGCAGTGGTGGCTGCGTCCAAACCCCATGTGGAGATAAAGCAGAACGGTGAGCACTTCTACATCAAGACCTCCACCACAGTCCGCACCACAGAGATCAACTTCTTGATCGGAGAGGAGTTTAATGAGGAGACGGTGGATGGGAGGAAGTGTAAG AGCTTGGCCACATgggaaacagaaaacaagatTTACTGCCAACAGACCTTACTAAGCGGGAACGGCCCAAAGACATTTTGGAGCAGAGAACTCAAAGGGGATGAACTCATACTG ATCTTTGGAGCCAACGATGTGATGTGCACCAGGATCTACATACGAGTGTAG